From the genome of Candidatus Methanomethylophilaceae archaeon:
GACCCCCCACATCGTGAGGATATTCATCGGCGCGGACAACAGATACCTGATTCCCGCATCGGCCCTTTTCGGAGCCATGCTCATGGTGGTCTGCGACCTTCTTGGAAGAGCCGTGCTGGACCCTGCCGTCATACCCGTTGGAGTGGTCATGGCGTTCATCGGAGGTCCGACATTCATATGGTTGCTGGTAAGGAAAGGCAACAGCGCGTGGTGATGTCATGGGAAGCATCTCAGATCTGAAAAAGGACATGAAAGAGGCGCTGATGGGCGATGACGATTCTGATGCCGACAACATCGGGGACGTCACGATTGAGATGAAAGACGTCACATTCGGATACCGCTCCGGAGAGACGATCATCAGAGACATCAACCTGAAGATAGACCGCCCAGGCCTCTACTGCGTAATAGGGCCTAACGGGGTAGGAAAATCCACCCTCATCAAATGCATGAGCAAAATCGAAAACCTGACTTCCGGTGACATACTGATCAACGGACGCAGCATCAAGACAATGAGACACAAGGACGTCGCCAAATTCATTGGCTATGTGCCCGTCGTCTCCAAAGACGTCTTTTCGATGTCCGTCCTGGAGACCATCCTCATCGGATGCCAAAACCGCAGATCAGGAGATTCGGAAGAATCGAAGATGATGGCGGTTTACAAAGTGATGGTCCTGCTGAATATACAGGACCTGAGCGAGAAACTGTTCAGCGAGCTCTCTGCTGGTCAGCACCAAAAGGTCGCCATTGCGAGAGGGCTCGTCCAGAAGCCGAAAGTTCTGATCCTCGACGAGCCGACCGCCAATCTTGACGTGAAATACCAGGTCTACGTGGTCGAGCTTCTGAGGGCTCTGGCGGAGAGCGAGGGGATGATCGTGATAATGATCAGCCATGACCTGAATATCTCCGCGAAATATGCGCATGAAGTGGTGATGATGTCTCCCCCGGGAGTCATTTACAAAGTGGGAACACCCGAAGAAGTCATCACAAAAGAGAATATAGAAGAAGTCTACGGTGTGCATTGCAAAGTCATAGAGGACGAAGGGGCCCCGGTAGTCATATTGGGCCAATCCATGATGGACGAATTCGGCAATATAGACTGAAATGGATGTGATATTATAGCGAAAGAAGCAGGAAAAGAGACGCTGAAGTTCTGGGGCGAGTCCGCCAGAGGATACAAAGAAGGGGTCAAAAAAGAGCTCAAGAACAGAGAGACCAGCGATCGCTGGATCAAACTGATCCTGGACAACGCCCCCGAAAAAGATGTATTGAAAATTCTGGACATAGGGACGGGACCCGGATTCTTCACGATAAACCTAACCAAAATGGGCCACAAGGCCATCGGAATCGATGTGACCAAAGAGATGGTCCAAGTAGCTGAGGAGAACGCTCAGGAGCAGGGCGTAGAGTGCGAGTTCCGCGTCATGAACGCCAACAGCCTCGATTTCCCCGACAACACATTCGACCTGATCATCAACAGGGTGGTCACATGGACGCTGCCCGACACGTACGAATGCTACAGGGAATGGAGAAGAGTGCTGGCGCCCAACGGCAGGATCCTCGTATTCGATGCCAACCACTACGCCAACCTCTTCGACGAAGAGAAGGCGAGAACCATGCGCTCGGCCATGCGCGAGCACGTGAAAGCGGGATTGGAACCGTTCACAGACCATTATGACTTCCATGTACGCTGGACGTACTGGGAGAATTGCCCCATGATAGGCACGCCCAGGCCCGAATGGGACAGAAACATGATGTTCAAGCTCAGATTCGTGGACATCATCGTGGACGACAACCTGTTCCCAGATAAGGACTACGACAGAGGCACATCCGGGCCCATGTTCATGGTCAGAGCGGAGAAACCCAACCCAGACCAGGAGAACGAGTGCATCGTCAACGAGTACTGGAACGGCATCGCAGGAGTGGTCAGCGGCCGCGCTTCGATCATGCTTTCCAACGGAAAAGCACAGACTTGCGCGGAAGAGATCGCCAAACGCATACCGGCCGGATCGAAAGTGCTGGACCTCGGCACCGGATCCGGGAACGTGGCCATTCCTCTGTCGAAGATGGGATACTCCGTAGTCGGAGCCGACAGGGCTTTCGGCATGATAGAGATGGCCGAGATTACCGCCGAAGAATGCGGGGCTCCCGCGGAGTTCGCCGTCGCAGACGCTTACGACCTCCCGTTCGATGACGGAAGCTTCGATGCGGTAGTCATGCGCAACGTCGTCTGGAACCTTTTCAAACCTGGGAAGGCCCTCAAAGAAGCCGCGCGCGTCCTGAAAAAGGGCGGGAAACTGATCATCCTGGACGGCAACTGGCAGGCGAACATTGCGAAATGGAAGGGATCCGGATCCGACCCGGAAATCTTCCCCAACTATAAGAGCCGCGACCTTGGGCTGGGCGCCTACGACGTCATCGAGAAATACTATGCCAAACTCCCGCTGAACTCAGTCAGCAGGCCGGCATGGGATAAGGATGTCTTAGGGCGCTGCATGGCCTTGGAAGAATGCTCTCCATTCGAAGACCCGATGATAACCGACGATCTCAAACCGGTCTTGGGGAAAGGTTTCATATTGGTCTTCAAGAAATAAACAGGTATGGGGCTCTGCCCCTGCCTACCATTAAAGGGGTTGTCTGTCTGGAAGAGACTGAGCGCATAGCGCTGATGGGGAAGAATCCGCCGAAGGCGATCAGGGTAATGGCTATCCCTCTGATCTTCGCCTTCCTTCTGTCGAGCGTCCAGATTTACATAGATTCGTTCTGGTGCGCCGGGCTCGGCCCTGACGCCAACTCCGCCATCACATTGGCTGGACCGGTATATTGGGTGCTCCTTGACATAGGCGCCGGCCTTGGAGTGGGAGCCTCTACCGCGATATCCAGATCTCTGGGAGCTAAGGACTATGGCCGCTCCGACAGCCTCGCATCCCAGTCCCTGGTGCTTATAGCCTTGGTTTCGGTATGCCTCTCCATCCTGCTGTACGCATGCTCCCGCAGCATGATTTCGTTCATGAGCGGAGGAGAGAACGTAGACCTCAGCATGGAATACCTGATGCCTTTCCTCCTGTTCAGCCCGTTCCTGACTCTCAACGGAGTTATACTGGGGATGCTCAGGTCCGAAGGCGAGGCGAGGAAATCCTCCGGCCTCTCCATTGCTGCATCCCTGATCAACATCGTCCTCGATCCGATACTCATCTATGTCTTAGGCTTGGGGCTTCTGGGAGCGTCTCTCGCCACCGCGATTTCCTTCATCGCGACTACCGCGGTGGGTCTGTATTGGTATTCGTCAGGAAAGATGTTCATCAAACCGAAGCTCAGAGGATTCAGATTCATCAGAGAGCAGATATGGGACATCTGCAAAGTCGGCATCCCCCACTCCCTGGAACTGGCGCTGATTCCGCTAATGATGATGCCTCAGAATGCTTTGGTAGTGAAGGTCGGCGGCACGGACGGCATGATCACGTACAGCCTTCCGTATCGCTACATCACGCTGGCCATGGTCCCGGTACAAGCCATCGCGGCTTCCATGATCCCCGTGGTCTCCTACGCCATCGGAATGAGGAACAACGACAACGTCATGGCCGGGATCAGATATGCCCTCAAAGCTTCCATCATAATCTCGCTGGCGCTGACCGTGGTGCTCATCGTTCTGGCGGAACCGTTCTCGTACGCATTCACCTATTCCGATGATATGGCCAGATTCAGATCGGAGATAGCTATGGTCATCAGGATTTATGCCCTAGCCTTGCTTTCCATTTGCCTGACGCATCTTTGCTCTTCGATCCTTCAGGCACTGTGCTTCTCGCAGCTGGCCACCATCACCATGTTCATACGCGAGATCCTGTTCATCCTGTTCTACTACGTATCCACATTCTTCAGCATGACCGCTATCTATTGGTCTTTGGATGCCGCCGAATATTTGGGCCTGGCGATGATGCTGCTCTGCGTCTGGTATGCCCTGAAGAAAAAATACCCCGATGATCGGCTGTTCGGAAAGCCGAGGCCGGCTGGCGCGCGACGAATGGGGATTGTGAGATGGTCCGGCATAAACTGTGTTATAATGCCATTGCGCTTCGATCTGAGAAGCTGTTAACTAATACATCACTATTCTAAGCTCAAGGTGGGTCACCTACGAACCGCAAAAACGCCAAAAGAAGCCTCAATAAAAAGCTGGACCGTGCCGCGATAGCGCTCGGAGGGTTCGAAACCGTGAACCATCAATCCGACAGGAGAGATGCCGCTGCGGTGCGCATGCTTCCATGGCTGATCGTGGCTTGCTTGGTGGCGACATTCGCGCTGACGATCTTCAGGCAGAACTATGATTTCTGGATGTTCATAAACCGCCTCTGCACCATTTTCGCCATAGGTTTCGCTGTCTTAGGGGCCTGGGCAGTGCCCTATCTGAACAAAGGGCCATTCCCATTATGGCTGCTGACCGGCGTGTTCGTGATAGCGCTGGTGGTCGCATGGGCTTTGTTCACAGGTTCCGACGACGTCCTATATTTGGGAGGATTGGATGCCTATCAGACCTACGGATCCGAATACCTGACGGTTTTCCGCGCCCTCGATCTCATACTGACCCTGTTCATTATGGTGATGGCTCCGATAGGCATCCTGACCACCATATCTGCGATGCTCAGGAAATACATCCCCAGATTGCTTCTTTCCGTAGAGAGAGGAACGGATAAGGGAAAGAATCCCGCCGCGAAATTCTTCGGAGTGCCCGACGTGCTGGACATCGAAGAGGTAGAGGTCGATCCTGAAGACGAGGGCAACGCGGTCGATCTGGATTCGTTCATCTGGCTGGGGACTTACACGTTCTCGCTGGGGATTCTGGTATGCTCGATGCTGTTTCTCAACCCCATCATACTTGAGACGGTATCGAAAGACATCATAATCAGGGCCATGATCACCTTGACGCTGTTCCTCCCCGCCCTCGTGACCCCGTGGCTCTGCATCAAGAGCGTCGGCGCGAAAGCAATATCGGTGGCGCCCAGACCATATTATCTGTGGAAAGGCGCAAGGAAAAAGCTGTTCCTAGGGTTCGTAACATTGGGTCTGTTTTTCTTCAGCTTCCTGATATCCGTATACTATGGCAACACCGTCTGGACCATAGTAAGCTATTATCTGGAATATCTGATTCCAGCGGCCGCCATAACGTTCGTGACCTCGCTGGTCTATGCGAACTACTTCTCCAAGACTCTCAGAGATGGCGTCTGCGAAGATTTCCTCTATAAGAAAAGGCTCTGAGGTCCGGCGCCGATTGCGCTTCCTGTCCGCTTTCAATCTGGACAAGTCGTGAATCACAACGAAACATAGATAGTTTATCGCAAAAAAATCGTTTTGGCGCCGTTTTTGGATAAGTATTTTAATCATCCTCACATCAGCCAATCTGAGGTTACCAAATGGCCGAAAACAAGCTTGGTAAGAGAGTAAGCAAGTACAGGGAACAGCTCGAACTGTCGCAGGAACAGCTCGCAATCAACTCTGGACTTGATCTCGCTCTAATCAAGGACATAGAGGAGGGACGCACGTACCCGCCGGTCGGCCAGCTCATCAAGATCTCCCGCGCTCTGGGCCAAAGGCTCGGCACATTCATGGACGACCAGTTCCAACCGGACCCCATAGTCGTGAGGAAATCCGGCAGAGAATCCGAGGCATCCTCCAGAAGCGATTTCGGGGATTACCAGTATTTCCCGCTGGGAAAGGGGAAGACCGACAGGCATATGGAGCCCCTCTTCATAAAAATGGAAGAGGAGAAGATCCAGGAGATGTCCATCCACGAAGGCGAAGAATTCATAATCGTCGTCTCCGGCAAGGTGCTTCTGAGATACGGCAAGGAAGAGAGGATCCTCGAGGAGGGCGACAGCGCCTATTACAACTCGGTGGTCCCCCACTACGTCGGCTGCATCGGCGGGCCCGCGTCCATATATGCGGTCCTGTACACGCCCATATGAGGCGATATCCATGCCTTGCATCCCAAGAAAGAACATAACCAGCGATGAAAGGCTGGGTGATCTCATCGAGAAATGCGCTCGCGAGCATCCCGACAACGATGCGATCGTCTACGTCGACAGAGAGCTGAGGCTTTCATGGACCCAATGGAACGCGGAAGTCGACCTGGTCGCCAAAGGCCTCATGGGCATGGGCGTGAAAAAGGGGGAAAAAGTGGCGATATGGGCCACCAACGTCCCCGACTGGATCACCCTCATGTTCGCCACCGCCAAGATAGGCGCGATACTTCTCACCATCAACACCAATTACAGGAGAGCTGAGCTCGATTACGTCCTCAAGCAGTCCGACATGGAATACCTGTTCCTCATCGACGGAGTCAGGGACGTGGACTACGTCGACACAGTATACGATCTCATCCCGGAGCTGAGGAAACAGCCGAGAGAGACCTTCCACAGCGAGACCTACCCGTACCTCAAGAAAGTCGTGTTCCTCGGGCCCCAGAAGCACCGCGGGATGTACACGATGAATGAGGTGAAATCACTGGCCGTGAGCGTCAGCGACAGCGAGTATCAGGAGAGGAAGGATTCCGTCGATGTGCACGACGTCACTATGATGCAGTACACGTCCGGAACCACGGGATTCCCCAAGGGAGTCATGCTCACCCACTTCAACATCGCCAACGATGGATACTGGCTCGGCGCGAACATGAACTATTGCTCGGACGACCGCCTGTGCATCAACGTCCCGCTGTTCCATTGCTTCGGATGCGTGCTCGGAGTCATGGCGTGCATAAACCACTGCGTCACCATGGTCTTCTGCGAGGTGTTCGACCCGGTGAAGGTGATGACGTCCATCGAGACCGAGCGCTGCACCTCCGTGTACGGCGTCCCCACGATGTACATCAACATCCTGAACCACAAGCTGTTCAATAAATTCGATTTCTCATCCCTCAGAACCGGGATAATGGCCGGATCTCCATGCCCGATCAAAGCTATGGAACAGGTTGTCGACAAGATGAACATGAAGGAGATCACTATAGTCTACGGCCTGACCGAAGCTTCCCCGGGAATGACGCAGACGACCTACGACGAGCCTTCGATGGAGAAGAAATGCTCCTCCGTCGGGAAGAAGCTTCAGGGAATCGACACGGTCATCCTCGATCCAGAGACCTACGAGCCCTGCCCGGACGGCGTGATCGGCGAGTTCTGCTGCAAAGGCTACAACGTCATGAAAGGGTACTACAAGATGCCCGAGGAGACCGCCAAAGTCATCGACAAGAACGGATACCTCCATTCCGGAGATCTGGGATACAGGGATTCGGACGGATACTTCTATGTTACAGGAAGGATAAAGGACATGATCATCCGCGGCGGGGAAAACGTCTACCCCAAAGAGATAGAGGATTTCCTCTACCACTGCCCCGGGATCAGGGATGTGCAGGTCGTCGGAGTCCCCAGCCAGAAATATGGCGAGCAGGTCGGAGCATTCATCATAAAGGAGCCTGGATCCGATCTTACCGAGCAGGACGTCTTCGACTACTGCAAAGGCCAGATCGCCTGGTACAAATCCCCGAAGTTCGTCCAGTTCGTGGATGCGTTCCCGGAGAACGCCGCCGGAAAGATCAAGAAATACAAGCTCCGCGAGATGGCCCACGAAATCTGGCCGGATGCTTGAACCTTTTAAGGGGGCAGCTGTCCCCGCTTTTTTTATACCCACCGATAGATTCCGAAACCATGCCATTCTCAGTTCTCATCGTGGCCTATGGAACGGATCGCCCCGAAGGAAACGCGGCGGAGATCCAAGCGGACGAACTCACGGAGATCATCGGCACCGAGGTCCATACCGCGTACCTCCATGTGGGCGATCCGAAGATGGATGAGGCCCTGGCGGAGATCGCCCAGGAAAAGACGGATTCGTTGGTCGTGCTGCCTCTGTTCATGGCATCTGGAAGCCGCACCGACTCGCCGATCTTCGAGATATTCGACGTCAACGAGGACACCCGCAGAGGAAGCATAGAGCTGGAAGGGCGCCGCGTAGAGGTCTACGTCGCCGATACGTTCACCATGAGCCCAGAATATCCCGATGCGGTCCGCGATGCGGTCGGCAGAATGGCCGGGACAAAGGACGCAGGAATCATCGCGGTAGGGCATGGCTCAAGAGAAGGCAGGAATCTGAACGTCGTGAAGAATGGAGCCAGAGCGCTGAAGAACGCGGGATATGACGTCGTCTGCTGCAGCAACGAATTCAACGAGCCCTCGGTTGAGAAAGCGCTGGCCGAGACCGCTAAGAAACACGATTCGATATTCGTCCTGCCGATGTTCATCTCAGCGTCCAAGCATTCCAGGAAGGACGTTCCGATCAAGCTCGGCCTCGCAGAGAACGTCTCCGACGGCATGGTGAATGTCGGAGGCAAGAATGTTCATGTAAAGATAATGCAAGAGATCGGGTTGTGCCCCGAGATCACCGGCATCCTATGCGAATCGATCAGGGCATCAGGGTTCCGTTGATCCCGATCAAATAGGGCACCCTGCCCTGATCAATTTCACAGAATAATCTGGGGGCAGATAATATGTCCCCAAGCTCTTGCACTATAATTTAATCTCAGAAAATGGGAGGGGATTCCCTCCCGATAAGTTTCAGAAGAGAACGGTCTTGTCGGTGACGCCAACGATTTCCGCGCTGCCGCCCTCGAGGGTGAAGAACGCGATCTCAAGGTTGTTCTTGAGGTACATGCTGGCGATTTCGGGCAGAGCGGATCCGAAGGCCATGGAGAGCCTCTTGTCGTCGCAGAACACGGCTTTCCCATCCCAGCGGACGAATTCCTCCCCGTTGAAAGCGAGAATCTCGCAGTTGGGATTCTTCTGGATCTGGGCGTACACATCTTTGAAGGTCCCGATTCCGAAGTAGATCTTGCCGTCAAGAACAGTCTTGAATCCGAGCACCCTCATCCTGGGCTGGCCGTCGCGGTTGGTGGCGAGGACGAAGGCCCCTGCCTCATCGAGATAGCTGTCGATGAGCTCCATGGGGGTTGGCGGCTCAAGAGGCTCGATGAGCTGGGCTATCCATTTCTTCTCGTCGTCCGTGACTTTGCCGTCTATGGCGCAGATCATCAGGCAGAGCATGACGATCTTATCCTTGGTCTCGGGAGAGACGAGCTCGATGATATCGACCATAAGATCGGCGGCGTTCTTCACATTGTCAGGCTTGTCGAGGCCCATGTCCTTGAACATTTGGACCGCTTCCTCGTAGCTGACATCTTTCCCGGCGGATTTGTCGAAGAGAGGCTTTATGACGACGAACTCTTTCTCGGAGAGCTCCCCATCGGCGGCGACCGCGGCAAGAACGAAACTGAGGTAATCGGTGTAAGCGTCCATACCATCGGCGTTGATGATGCTGAGGTCATCGAGGACGCTGACGGAAAGCTGATTGAATTTCTGGTTGAAAGTGATGGGATCCATCTCTTCCAATGCTTTGCAGAGCTCTTCAAAACTGCTCATGAAGGTACGAATCGCATGGCTTTCTTATAATTATTACGCGCACGAGCGCAATAACACCGAGTTAGCGCATTATGATCAGACGTGCTTTCCGTGGTCTTTCCTGCGAATATCGACCCTCTTGATCTTTCCGCTGATGGATTTCGGGAGTTCGGAAACAAAATCGATGACCCTCGGATACTTGTAGGGAGCGGTGTTATGCTTCACGTAATCCTGGATCTCTTTTTTGAGCTCGTCGGATGGCTGGTACTTGTCCCTCAGAACGATCGTGGCTTTGACGAGGTTGCCTCTCACCGGGTCTGGGACAGAAGTCACGGCGCATTCTAGGACTGCGGGATGCTCCAGCACGCAGCTCTCGACCTCGAAGGGGCTGATCCTGTATCCGGAGGATTTGATTATATCGTCGTTCCTGCCGGAATACCAGAAATAACCGTCCTCGTCCTTCCATGCCACGTCGCCTGTGTGGTGCCACCCGCCGCGGAGCGTCTGCGCGGTCTTCTCCGGGTCTTTGTAATATTCTTTGAATATCCCGGGGACTCTGGGCTCGATGCTGACGACTATCTCCCCCTCCTCGCCGACATCGCATGGATTGCCGTCGTCATCGATGATCTCCACGCGATACTGCGGCGAAGGCTTTCCCATGGACCCAGGCTTGGGGATCATTCCTTTGAGAGTGCCGACGATGACGGACGATTCGGTCTGCCCGAACGCTTCCATCAGCCTCAGGCCGGTCGCCTCGTACCATTTGTTGTATGTGTCCGGATTCAGAGCTTCGCCTGCTATGCAGCAGTTCTTCAGCGAAGACAGATCATAGCCTTCGACGCCAGCGTTCAGATAGAGCCTGAACATCGTTGGCGGACAGCAGAACGTCGTGATCCTGTATTTCTCGATCATGCCGAGGATTCTGTGGGGATCGAACCTATCGAACTCGTAGACGAAGGTGCACCCTTCCATAATCCAGACCGAATAGATGCGTCCCCAAGCGGTCTTTGCCCACCCTGTGTCGGCGACCGTCCAATGGATGCCGTCGGGATCGACCTGGTGCCAGTGCTTCCCCAGAAGGGTATGGCCGAGCGGATACGTCTGGTCGTGGACCGCCATCTTCGGGTTGTCCGAGGTACCCGATGTGAAATACATGAGGAACTTGTCGGTCTTATGGGTGGGGACGCGCTCCCATACATCGGAATAGGTTTCCACCTCTGAATCGAAATCAAGCCATCCCTCCCTCTGGCCTCCGACTATGAATTTGCATGCCAGTTCTTTAGTGGATTCCGCCGCATCGAAGGAATCGGCGGCATCGGTCAGAACCGTGACCACGGCTGCTTTGATTCCGGCCGCTTTGATGCGGTAGTCTATGTCATGGGGTTTGAGCATGAAGGTCGCCGGGACCGGTATGGCGCCCATCTTATGGAGGGCGGTGATGATGTACCAGAACTGATAGCTGTCCTTGAGGACCAAGAGAACGAAATCGCCTTTCTTTATTCCTTTGGCCGCGAAATAATTGCAGGTTTTGTCGCTGAGCCTTTTTATGTCCGCAAAGGTGAATATCTTCTCGTTTCCGAAATCGTCCACCCAAATCATGGCCTTCCTGTCCGGGTCGTTGATGGCGATGTCATCAACTATGTCATAGGCAAAATTGAAGCTGTCCGGACAGTCTATGTCCATGTGCGTCAGAAGACCGTTTTCATCGTAGGTCTCCTTGACGTATCTGAGGTTGACGTTTCTCATAGTCCTTCGTCCTGATTGGGCCTATGATTGGATGCTCATATTTAATATCAATGAATCATTGGCCCGATTTTTACGAATTTCGTAGATAAAAATTCCATGTCTTTACGAATTTCGTTTTTATGTTTATCAAAATAATACGCTTTTCGTATCGAATAATCAATCGAAATGTCTGGCGGCAATGAGGATTATAAAGGGGTAAAAAGTTTGGATGGGAACCGTCACTGGTTCTTGAGGGCTTCTTCCTCGTTCTTCTTTCTGATTTCCACCCTGCGTATCTTGCCGCTGATGGTCTTGGGAAGTTCGGGAACGAATTCCACAGCCCTCGGGTACTTGTACGGAGCGGTATTGTGCTTCACGTAATCCTGGATCTCTTTCTTCATGGCTTCGGAGGGCTCATACCCTTCCCTGAGGACGATGGTAGCCTTCACGAGCTGCCCTCTTATGGGATCGGGGACACCGGTCACTGCGCATTCCAGGACGGCAGGGTGCTCCAGCGCGCAGCTCTCGACCTCGAAGGGGCTGATCCTGTAGCCTGAGGATTTGATTATGTCGTCGTTCCTCCCGGAGAACCAGAAGTATCCGTCCTCATCCTTCCATGCGATATCGCCGGTGTGGTGCCATCCGTTGCGGAGGGTCTCCGCGGTTTTCTCGGGGTTGCGGTAATATCCCGTCATGATTCCGGGGACTTTGGGCTCTATGCTGACTACGATCTCCCCAGTAGTCCCCGGAGGACAGGAATTGCCGTCCTCATCTATGATGTCGACCTTGAACTGAGGCGAGGGTTTGCCCATGGATCCGGGCTTCGGGGTCATCCCCCTAATCGTTCCGATGGTCATGGTGGTCTCGGTCTGGCCGTACCCTTCCATGAGCTTCAATCCGGTCTCCTCATACCATTTCTCGTATGTGTCTGGGTTCAGAGCCTCGCCTGCGATGCAGCAGTTCTTCAGCGATGATAGATCATGCCCCTCCAATCCGGCGTTGAGATAGAGCCTGAACATCGTCGGAGGGCAGCAGAACGTAGTGATCCTGTGCTTCTCAATCATGTTCAGTATCTCGGACGGATCGAACTTATCGTATTCGTAAACGAAAACGGCGGATTCCATTATCCACTGGCCGTAAAGGGACCCCCATACGGCTTTTCCCCAGCCGGTATCGGCGACGG
Proteins encoded in this window:
- a CDS encoding ABC transporter ATP-binding protein gives rise to the protein MGSISDLKKDMKEALMGDDDSDADNIGDVTIEMKDVTFGYRSGETIIRDINLKIDRPGLYCVIGPNGVGKSTLIKCMSKIENLTSGDILINGRSIKTMRHKDVAKFIGYVPVVSKDVFSMSVLETILIGCQNRRSGDSEESKMMAVYKVMVLLNIQDLSEKLFSELSAGQHQKVAIARGLVQKPKVLILDEPTANLDVKYQVYVVELLRALAESEGMIVIMISHDLNISAKYAHEVVMMSPPGVIYKVGTPEEVITKENIEEVYGVHCKVIEDEGAPVVILGQSMMDEFGNID
- a CDS encoding class I SAM-dependent methyltransferase, which gives rise to MKILDIGTGPGFFTINLTKMGHKAIGIDVTKEMVQVAEENAQEQGVECEFRVMNANSLDFPDNTFDLIINRVVTWTLPDTYECYREWRRVLAPNGRILVFDANHYANLFDEEKARTMRSAMREHVKAGLEPFTDHYDFHVRWTYWENCPMIGTPRPEWDRNMMFKLRFVDIIVDDNLFPDKDYDRGTSGPMFMVRAEKPNPDQENECIVNEYWNGIAGVVSGRASIMLSNGKAQTCAEEIAKRIPAGSKVLDLGTGSGNVAIPLSKMGYSVVGADRAFGMIEMAEITAEECGAPAEFAVADAYDLPFDDGSFDAVVMRNVVWNLFKPGKALKEAARVLKKGGKLIILDGNWQANIAKWKGSGSDPEIFPNYKSRDLGLGAYDVIEKYYAKLPLNSVSRPAWDKDVLGRCMALEECSPFEDPMITDDLKPVLGKGFILVFKK
- a CDS encoding MATE family efflux transporter — protein: MGKNPPKAIRVMAIPLIFAFLLSSVQIYIDSFWCAGLGPDANSAITLAGPVYWVLLDIGAGLGVGASTAISRSLGAKDYGRSDSLASQSLVLIALVSVCLSILLYACSRSMISFMSGGENVDLSMEYLMPFLLFSPFLTLNGVILGMLRSEGEARKSSGLSIAASLINIVLDPILIYVLGLGLLGASLATAISFIATTAVGLYWYSSGKMFIKPKLRGFRFIREQIWDICKVGIPHSLELALIPLMMMPQNALVVKVGGTDGMITYSLPYRYITLAMVPVQAIAASMIPVVSYAIGMRNNDNVMAGIRYALKASIIISLALTVVLIVLAEPFSYAFTYSDDMARFRSEIAMVIRIYALALLSICLTHLCSSILQALCFSQLATITMFIREILFILFYYVSTFFSMTAIYWSLDAAEYLGLAMMLLCVWYALKKKYPDDRLFGKPRPAGARRMGIVRWSGINCVIMPLRFDLRSC
- a CDS encoding cupin domain-containing protein: MAENKLGKRVSKYREQLELSQEQLAINSGLDLALIKDIEEGRTYPPVGQLIKISRALGQRLGTFMDDQFQPDPIVVRKSGRESEASSRSDFGDYQYFPLGKGKTDRHMEPLFIKMEEEKIQEMSIHEGEEFIIVVSGKVLLRYGKEERILEEGDSAYYNSVVPHYVGCIGGPASIYAVLYTPI
- a CDS encoding AMP-binding protein, whose amino-acid sequence is MPRKNITSDERLGDLIEKCAREHPDNDAIVYVDRELRLSWTQWNAEVDLVAKGLMGMGVKKGEKVAIWATNVPDWITLMFATAKIGAILLTINTNYRRAELDYVLKQSDMEYLFLIDGVRDVDYVDTVYDLIPELRKQPRETFHSETYPYLKKVVFLGPQKHRGMYTMNEVKSLAVSVSDSEYQERKDSVDVHDVTMMQYTSGTTGFPKGVMLTHFNIANDGYWLGANMNYCSDDRLCINVPLFHCFGCVLGVMACINHCVTMVFCEVFDPVKVMTSIETERCTSVYGVPTMYINILNHKLFNKFDFSSLRTGIMAGSPCPIKAMEQVVDKMNMKEITIVYGLTEASPGMTQTTYDEPSMEKKCSSVGKKLQGIDTVILDPETYEPCPDGVIGEFCCKGYNVMKGYYKMPEETAKVIDKNGYLHSGDLGYRDSDGYFYVTGRIKDMIIRGGENVYPKEIEDFLYHCPGIRDVQVVGVPSQKYGEQVGAFIIKEPGSDLTEQDVFDYCKGQIAWYKSPKFVQFVDAFPENAAGKIKKYKLREMAHEIWPDA
- a CDS encoding pyridoxamine 5'-phosphate oxidase family protein encodes the protein MSSFEELCKALEEMDPITFNQKFNQLSVSVLDDLSIINADGMDAYTDYLSFVLAAVAADGELSEKEFVVIKPLFDKSAGKDVSYEEAVQMFKDMGLDKPDNVKNAADLMVDIIELVSPETKDKIVMLCLMICAIDGKVTDDEKKWIAQLIEPLEPPTPMELIDSYLDEAGAFVLATNRDGQPRMRVLGFKTVLDGKIYFGIGTFKDVYAQIQKNPNCEILAFNGEEFVRWDGKAVFCDDKRLSMAFGSALPEIASMYLKNNLEIAFFTLEGGSAEIVGVTDKTVLF
- a CDS encoding AMP-binding protein, translating into MRNVNLRYVKETYDENGLLTHMDIDCPDSFNFAYDIVDDIAINDPDRKAMIWVDDFGNEKIFTFADIKRLSDKTCNYFAAKGIKKGDFVLLVLKDSYQFWYIITALHKMGAIPVPATFMLKPHDIDYRIKAAGIKAAVVTVLTDAADSFDAAESTKELACKFIVGGQREGWLDFDSEVETYSDVWERVPTHKTDKFLMYFTSGTSDNPKMAVHDQTYPLGHTLLGKHWHQVDPDGIHWTVADTGWAKTAWGRIYSVWIMEGCTFVYEFDRFDPHRILGMIEKYRITTFCCPPTMFRLYLNAGVEGYDLSSLKNCCIAGEALNPDTYNKWYEATGLRLMEAFGQTESSVIVGTLKGMIPKPGSMGKPSPQYRVEIIDDDGNPCDVGEEGEIVVSIEPRVPGIFKEYYKDPEKTAQTLRGGWHHTGDVAWKDEDGYFWYSGRNDDIIKSSGYRISPFEVESCVLEHPAVLECAVTSVPDPVRGNLVKATIVLRDKYQPSDELKKEIQDYVKHNTAPYKYPRVIDFVSELPKSISGKIKRVDIRRKDHGKHV